The following is a genomic window from Planctomycetia bacterium.
AATTCAGGAGATTCCAAGGGGTCGTGTTCACGAATGGATTCGACACCAGGGACGGGATGCCGCCGAGCGGGCTCACGCCGAATGGGGAGGGCGAGAGGCGCGACCAGAGCGACGGGTTCAGGTTGTTGATGAACGGCGTGGCAGGATTCCAGCCGTTCCAGATCGGGTTGCCGATCGACTGATTCCAGATGGAAGAGCAGTTGAAGGGGTCAATGCTTGCGCCGACGGGATTGTTTGCGAACAGGGGATTTGCGAACGGCGCGATGCCGAACGGCGTGACCGGCGACGGACCGCTTACGAGCGGATTGACGTTTACGGCGAACGGGCTGGTCAGTCCCGGGAAATTGACCGGGTTGGAAAAAAAAGGGGTACCGAATCCCGGCTGCTGGATGGGATTGATCGTGCCGAACGTGCTGGTCATCGGGTTCACCCAGGCGCCGAAGTTCGGCGTCGAGAAGCCCGGCCGAAACTGCGAGATCGGATTCATGAACGGGGTCATGGGGTTCACGAATGCCGACGCGGGATTGACAAACGGGGTCATCGGGTTGACGAACGGCGTCGGGCCAAACGGGGTCGGCATGGCGCCGAAGAACGGATGGGCCGTCGCGCCGAAGTTGGGGATGAAGTTCATCGGGTACTGCGTCGAGATGCCGGTGTATGGGTTAACGGCGTAGTTGTACGGCGTCGTCGTCGGGCAGCCGGTGAAGGAATTCGGGGTCTGGTTGATGAATGGATTGAAGGTGTTGTAGGGGTTCATCGTGGCGTACGGATGGGCGTATGTGCCGAAGCCGGGCTGGACCCAGGGATTGACGGGCGTGGGGATGCAGCCAAATGGAGTCGGCTGATAGGCCGGGATGCCGGTCGGGATGCCGTAGGCCGTGGGGATGCCGTTGGAGAAGGGCATCTGTCCGGGGACAAAGTTCTGGAAAGCGTAGGCGGCGGGATTGGGCTGGCCGACCGGAATGCCTGCGTAGGTCGCGGCACCGAGGGCGGGGTTATAGGCCTGAGTGGGCTCGGCGGTACGAGCCTGGCCGTTGGTTCCGCAGGTCTGCGGATCGAGGGTGGCGGTGCCTCCCTGATATGAGTAGGCGTTAAACATCGTGGGCATCTCCTTGCCAAAAAGGCAACTCGTTACTTCTCGGCGATCGGGAAACCATCCATCCGCCACGGACACACGTCCGAGGCGATATCGCCGATGAGTCAGCAAAAATGTGTTGGGTGCGCCGCCGCGGATAAGACTCTGTCATCCGTCGGCGAACATCGCTGGAAAACTCTTCCACACCGCTCGTCGCATTCGTCATCGCGCCAAGTCGATGACGGGAACGCGAAGTGCCTTCGTCATCGGCGGTATGGCACGGCGGATAAAAGCCAAACATGCCTGAAACCATTAAGATTTCTTGCAATTACGGCGCGTGGATTTTTGATGCTGGGCGGGCCGTCGCGCGGCTGATTCGATTATCAGCATTGGCAGCGACGGCGCGACAGCACGGGCGGGTCAATCAATGCTGATAGCCGCAGCCGCGCTCGGCGCGATTTGTCATTAAGGCAGATTGAAGTCGGAAGATCGGTCGAAAGGTTTCCCTGAAGGCTGCCGGTTCCGCAAAATGGAATCCGACGAATCTACGCTGCGACGCCGTCCCGACGATGAGATCTCCTGGGGATTCGGCCTTTAGAATCAGGCCCGATCCGCAAAAAAAGACGTTGAGAATCGGACATTTTAGGGCGTCAGGCTCTTGAAGACGGCGCGGCGAGCGGTTTATTTTGTACTGGGAGCGATGCAAAGGTTTCTTGCTGACTATGCCGAAGTAGCCCAAGACGGCTAGAATCAAGCTGAATGGAGCAGGAGAACAGATTTTGTGAGGATGCCGTGATCAGGGATCAATGGATCCCGGTGTTTCCACTTCCCAATGTCGTGCTGATGCCTCGTCATGTGCTGCCGCTTCACATCTTCGAGCCCCGGTATCGCGCCATGACCCGCGATGCACTGGCCGGGTCCAGGCTGGTTTCGATCGCCCTGCTGCGTAAAGGCTACGAAGAGAAGTATCACACGCTTGAGGCTCCCATCCACGAAGTCGTCGGTGTCGGTCAGATCATGCGCAACGAGCGGCTACCGGACGGCCGGTACAACATCCTGCTTCAGGGTCTGAAGCGTGCCCGAATCGTCGCAGAGAATAGTGAGCTTTCCTATCGCCGGGCGAAAATGGAGCCGCTGGAGCCGGGACCGCTGCCCTGCGAGGTTGAGCTGGAGTTTCGGCGCAGCATCGTGGAACTGCTGGGCAGTCAGACGATGGTTGAGCTGGCCAGGCAGGGCAACTGGACGAATCTGCTCGAGCATCGCCATGCCTCATTTTCAGACCTTGTTGATGCGCTCGCCGCGTCGGTCCTGATCTGTCCCGATGAGAAACAATGTTTTCTGGAATTGGTGTGCGCCGCCAAGAGGGCCCGTTACTTGTGCGCCGCGCTTCAGTCGATGCAGTGCCGCCCCCCTGCCCCTCCGCCTCATGAACATCGGCCGAGAAGCTGGCCGCCGGGAACTTTCGACAACTAAGCCCGGAACCGCACGGACGCCGCGAGACCGCCGATTTTCGGCCCTGCCCGTCTATCGCTGTGTTGTGGGTGGGAGCCCACCACTGGGGATGGTTACCCAGGGCAACGTCACAATCGTCTGATATCAGTGGGACCGAAACAGCGAACGCCTTCGGGCGGATTGAGTCAATTTCATTATCGGTGGGCGCGGAACAACCGCGCCAGATTAGGGCCGCGGCACGGGGGATGCTGATTGATGGGCAAGTCCGGTCAACGACAGCACCCGGACAAAACGAGTTGAAAGGAGTAAGTATCATGGGTTTCCTCTCTATGGCTACATTGGCGGTGGGTGTGGTTCTCTCGGCGGTTTCCGGCCTCGTCTGCTATATGGGCTCCGGCTCGATCAGCGGTCACGTTTCAGGTCTTCCCGGTATTGAACTCGTCATGTCCCACCCTGCCGCGGCGCTCGCCGCCGGCGGACTTATCACCGTCATCAGCGCATTCGGCCAGCCCAGTCGCGTCGATTAAGCCCATCGCGGGGTCAAACTCGACAACGGGGACGGCATCACCCTCCCCTACCGGATGTCCTGCGGCTTCCTGGTGTAGAGCGCCGCGCATTTCGCACATATCATCCTCGACCAATGGATTAACCGGACAAGCGGTACGTGGTTAATCCGACAGCGGCCTGTGCGGTGACTGGTTAATTCTGTCGTCGCCGGGCCATAGGGACATCGAGGAGCGGACGGATGAATGACCCCCGATCCATGAGCCGACGCGTGTTCCTGACGCGCGTCGGCAAGATCACGATCAGCCTGGGCGCTGCGCCGTGGTGGCTGCCGCGCGTGGCATTCGGCAAGAATCCGTACGACGGCGGCGTGTGGCTCGCGGGCGATCACCATATTCACACCAAGTACAGTCCGGACGGACAGTACGAGATCAGCAAACAGGTGCACGAGGCGTTGCACCACGGGCTGGGCTGGTGCGTCATCACCGATCACGGCGGTCCGCGGCACGACAAGGTCGCCGTCGAGAAGGCCTATCCCGAACTGGTCGCGGCGCGCAAGGCGAACCCGGGCATCATTGTGTTTCAGGGGCTGGAATGGAACGTTCCGGATGGCGAGCACGGAAGTGTGATCGTGCCGCCGACCGAGGACGAGGTGAAGCTGGTCGCCCGATTCGAGCGGCGCTTTGACAACAAGAATTATTCTCGCCCAAACACGCCCGCCAACAGTGAAGCGGATGCCATCGCGGGCGTGAAGCACCTACAGGCGGTTCGCGGTGAGCACAAGCCGCTCTTCTTCGTGAACCATCCGGCGCGGACAGGACGGACGAGCCCGACGGAGATGCGTAATTGGGCGGACGCCGGTCCGGATGTGGCGCGCGGCTTCGAGGGTACCGCGGGGCATCAGGCGGCGCCCCTGATCGGCGCGCCGCGCGGGCACTACTACAAGTCTCGCGGCTTAGGCTCATTTGAAGGATATCCCGAGGCGTCGTATCGCATGTGGGGCGGCTATGACTGGTTCGTCGCCAAGGTCGGCGGCGTGTGGGACAGCCTGCTGGGCGAGGGCCGGCCGTGGTACATCACCGCCAACAGCGACAGCCATCGACATTACACCGACCATTCCATTGTCAACTTCGCGACGTATCTCACCAAGGGCTACGTGACCGCGACGACACAGCAAAGCGAAACGCATGCGCATAACATTGATTTCTGGCCCGGGGAATATACGAAGACCTGGGTGCATGCGCGGCGGGCGGACCCTTTTGAGATTCTGGCGGCACTGCGCGGCGGGAGCATGTTCACGGTACACGGCGACCTCGCGGACCGGCTGGAGATGAGCGCGGCGAGTGCCGATGCGATGGCCCCAATGGGCGGGACACTTGTCCTCGACAAGCGTGGACAGTCGATCGAGCTTCGGGTGCGCATTCGCGAGCCGGAGGGCAAGAACTTCGCCGGCCGGACGCCGAAGGTGCATCATGTGGATATCATCGCCGGGGACATACTCGGCATCTCCAAGGATCGTGCCGCGATAAGCAACGAAACGACGCGCATTGTTCGGCAGGTGCCGGTCGATGCGATGATACGGGAGGGGCCGTGGCTTTCGCTTTCGTACACGTTCGAGCGGGTGGATCGGCCGATCTACGTTCGACTGCGCGGAACGAACCGCGATACGGCGGAACCGGAGATGGACGCCGACGGTGTGAACCCGTGGGAAGACCTTTGGTTTTACAGCAATCCGATCTTTGTGCGGTGCCCCGGTTGATAAATAGTCGTGACGACCGCGTTTTGGCGCGAAAAATGAAGGCGCACCGCCCCAGGCGCCACACCTATCTCCGGTGAGACCGGCTGGCAGCACTTCGGTCATGCGCCGCCCGTTTTCTCCCCGATCAAAATTCTCTCGAATTCGCTTGAGCGTTTTGTCAAGCGGGTGATATATTTATGCATGGTGACGCGGGCCCTCGTTCGCCGACCCATAGGAGAACCATCGTGTTCGTGCTGGTGGTTTCCGACGAAACGTCTCTCGCCCGCCGCGCTCTCCATCTCATTGCAATCGTCAAGCCACGACGAATCGGCTTCTGCCTTTCTGCCATTGTCGCGATTCAGCCCGGCTGCAACCCCCCGGCCGGTTCGAATCTGCCTTGTGCGGGCAGCCAGGGAAGCGCACAGGTGGGATTGGCCGACGGTTCGTGCGGCGCATTTGGCAACGGGACTTACACACTGGCAGAAGCCGGAATCACATACCGCGTCATCCTGAACAGCTTGTCGCGTCCATCTGAGGTTTTCTGGGGCACGTCCCATGCCGCATTTGCATGGAGCAATGACTCGTCACAAGTGACCGCAATCATTGACGAGGAGGGGGCTTCAGAAATGCACACCTACATCGTATCGAACCCGGGCAATGTTCGTACCAAGTCGGCGTCGTACGCGTCAACCGTCGTTTCGTCCGAATCGGTCGACATCAAAGTGCTCCTCGGGCCTGCTGCATCGGGCGCGGTTCAATCGGGAGAGTCTTCAGTCGGCGCAACTGGCGTGGCAGAGCGGTCCGTGACAAACGACGCCAAGCAGATCATCGCCACGTTTCAGAACGCCCCGCCGTTTCGGGATATTCCGGACTATCTCACCTATCTTGGCATGCAGGCTTTGGCGAATAGTTCGTTGGGGGATATGATGATGATGCACATCCAGGGGGAAGGACGCGTACCGACCCGGTCCGAGGCGTTCTTGATCGAAACCCTTTCCAGAATCAGCAACATTATCGATCGCATCGCCGATCATCAGGAAGATGCATGCTTGCCTTGCACGGCGCTATGCGGTCTGGGCTGTTACGGCGCTTGTCGAACGTCCGCCGGAGGGGTGACCCTGTGTGTCGTGCGTCGATCGACCGAGTGCCTCCCCTCCAGCACCTTCACGCTGGGCGCCGGCTGCTTCGATAGCGACACCGGGGCCTGCTGCCTGCGACGATTTGATGAGCCTCGCGGGTGTCGGCCTACCGGTTTGCTCCCCTGCACCGACGAGGGGGGACGATTCAGTCCCATTATTCCGTGTGAATCTGCGAACTGCGCGCCGGGCGGCGCTTGCTGCCTGGGTAATTTCCAGTGCTTTGCCGCCTTCGATCATCCCGATTGTGAAGCGATTGCGAACCGAGAGGAGGCTTCATCGTTCACTTTTCACGAAAATATGACCTGCGACGAACTGGCTGAGGTCGATCTTTGTAACCAGGGCGTCTGCTGCTTTCCGGACGGAAGCTACAACTGCGACTACAGGAACAGAGAGGCGTGCCTTCAGTCCGGTCGTGAGGGTGCCCGCTTTGCCTTTGGACCATGCGAGGCGGCTACCTGCGGCCATTGATCGCGAAGTTTCTGCGGTTTGAGGTTTATCCGCCTTAGGGAGTGAGAGCGCAGGCACACGGGACTAAACTGTATTCATGCTGCTGGCGAACTCGGCGCAAAGAGTGTGAACATGTTGGATGACTGGTGGTTCTACAGCAATCTGATCGTCATCCGTCCAATTGGCAGCGCTATCGGCTTGAATCCGTGAGGCCGCTGGCGGCAAGGTACTCGTCCACTTTGTCGGGACGGTCCCAGGCTTGATAGAGAAAAAGGACTCGCTGAAGTGCGTCGAGCGTCTCCGGCGCCTTTTCGCCCTTTAGCTTCAAGAGTCGGACGTAGGACTGGACCGTCGTATCTTCGGCGTCGGAATACTTACCCTGCTGGGCAAGGCATTCGCCGATCACGCCGAGCAAGACGGCGGTGTCGGCGCTGGCGGAATCGAGCCCCTCAAACCAAATTGAGGCCTCTAAGAGCAGCTCCTCCGCTTCGGCAGGCCGACCCGACAGGAGGCGG
Proteins encoded in this region:
- a CDS encoding PHP domain-containing protein — encoded protein: MNDPRSMSRRVFLTRVGKITISLGAAPWWLPRVAFGKNPYDGGVWLAGDHHIHTKYSPDGQYEISKQVHEALHHGLGWCVITDHGGPRHDKVAVEKAYPELVAARKANPGIIVFQGLEWNVPDGEHGSVIVPPTEDEVKLVARFERRFDNKNYSRPNTPANSEADAIAGVKHLQAVRGEHKPLFFVNHPARTGRTSPTEMRNWADAGPDVARGFEGTAGHQAAPLIGAPRGHYYKSRGLGSFEGYPEASYRMWGGYDWFVAKVGGVWDSLLGEGRPWYITANSDSHRHYTDHSIVNFATYLTKGYVTATTQQSETHAHNIDFWPGEYTKTWVHARRADPFEILAALRGGSMFTVHGDLADRLEMSAASADAMAPMGGTLVLDKRGQSIELRVRIREPEGKNFAGRTPKVHHVDIIAGDILGISKDRAAISNETTRIVRQVPVDAMIREGPWLSLSYTFERVDRPIYVRLRGTNRDTAEPEMDADGVNPWEDLWFYSNPIFVRCPG
- a CDS encoding LON peptidase substrate-binding domain-containing protein, with amino-acid sequence MFPLPNVVLMPRHVLPLHIFEPRYRAMTRDALAGSRLVSIALLRKGYEEKYHTLEAPIHEVVGVGQIMRNERLPDGRYNILLQGLKRARIVAENSELSYRRAKMEPLEPGPLPCEVELEFRRSIVELLGSQTMVELARQGNWTNLLEHRHASFSDLVDALAASVLICPDEKQCFLELVCAAKRARYLCAALQSMQCRPPAPPPHEHRPRSWPPGTFDN